In Bacillus sp. Cs-700, one genomic interval encodes:
- a CDS encoding SDR family oxidoreductase encodes MKILVLGGKGMAGHVIVKYLKDQRKSDQILYTSRDPLDIEGFYLDVLSQSELEMLIDKTEPDLVINAIGVLNNDAEKHEQKAFQINALLPHQLVKLMNRRRGKVIHISTDCVFSGKKGSYTESDAPDGDSVYARTKAIGEITQAPHLTIRTSIIGPELKADGIGLFLWFMSQKGEIPGYQKVFWNGVTTLELARVINQLIDEQVEGLIHLHSKNTVSKYELLKLMEEIFEKKDVTIVPSNPFFLDRTILNTRQDFHYTVPSYRDMLIELKKWMKNNG; translated from the coding sequence ATGAAAATTCTTGTGCTCGGTGGAAAAGGAATGGCGGGGCACGTGATCGTTAAATACCTTAAAGATCAAAGGAAATCAGATCAAATCCTCTATACTTCAAGGGATCCATTGGATATAGAAGGATTCTATCTTGATGTTTTAAGTCAAAGCGAGTTAGAAATGCTCATTGACAAAACAGAGCCAGATTTAGTGATCAATGCGATTGGCGTATTAAATAACGATGCAGAAAAACATGAGCAGAAGGCATTCCAAATAAATGCTCTACTGCCACACCAGCTTGTAAAATTAATGAATCGAAGACGTGGTAAAGTGATTCATATTAGTACAGACTGCGTTTTTTCAGGAAAGAAAGGGAGTTATACCGAGTCAGATGCTCCCGATGGAGATAGCGTCTATGCACGGACAAAAGCAATAGGGGAGATTACTCAAGCACCACACCTAACGATACGAACCTCCATTATTGGACCAGAATTAAAAGCGGATGGCATTGGTTTATTTCTATGGTTTATGAGTCAAAAAGGAGAAATACCAGGATATCAAAAGGTTTTTTGGAATGGGGTTACTACGTTAGAACTTGCCCGGGTAATCAACCAGTTAATCGATGAACAGGTAGAAGGACTCATTCATCTTCATTCAAAGAATACAGTTTCAAAATATGAACTGTTAAAATTGATGGAGGAAATATTTGAGAAAAAAGATGTCACGATTGTTCCTTCAAATCCATTTTTTCTAGATCGTACCATCCTAAATACACGGCAGGATTTTCATTATACAGTTCCCTCATATCGTGACATGCTAATCGAATTGAAAAAATGGATGAAAAACAATGGGTAA
- a CDS encoding NAD-dependent epimerase/dehydratase family protein produces MGKPTILITGADGYTGRHALNYFKDYHVIGVTRKKNESKNSHFADLTNEENVNRLIELIKPDMVLHLAGQNHVGRSWESPVSTIQTNFMSTLYLLSAVKNYASKAKVLVVGSALQTETSYPHPYSYSKSLQGELLQVWQQFYGGNAIFVKTTNLIGPGPSTGVCANIAKRIVEIENKTNDNEAILYLQNKQVMRDYVDVRDAVRAYHLILETGKTGLEYEISSGDVRSLEEISLIFQKLSKVPFTVQFAESQHDQPKLLTSLALKELGWKREFDIRTSFEHTLDYFREVYRKEGGDDS; encoded by the coding sequence ATGGGTAAGCCTACTATTCTGATTACAGGGGCTGATGGATATACAGGTAGACATGCTTTAAACTACTTCAAAGATTATCACGTTATTGGAGTAACGAGAAAAAAGAATGAATCGAAAAACAGTCACTTCGCTGATTTAACTAATGAAGAAAATGTTAATCGATTGATTGAGCTCATAAAACCGGATATGGTCCTTCATTTAGCTGGTCAGAACCATGTCGGAAGGTCCTGGGAGTCTCCCGTGTCTACAATTCAAACCAACTTTATGTCTACGTTGTATTTACTATCTGCCGTGAAAAATTATGCTTCAAAAGCTAAGGTTTTAGTAGTCGGATCAGCACTGCAAACAGAAACCTCATACCCACACCCTTATAGTTACAGCAAGTCGCTACAAGGAGAATTATTACAGGTCTGGCAACAATTCTACGGAGGAAATGCAATATTTGTCAAAACAACAAATTTAATTGGACCGGGACCATCGACGGGCGTATGTGCAAATATTGCAAAGAGAATCGTTGAGATTGAAAATAAAACAAACGATAATGAGGCCATTCTTTACCTTCAAAATAAACAAGTCATGAGGGACTATGTTGACGTTCGGGATGCCGTACGGGCCTATCATCTTATTTTAGAAACAGGTAAAACCGGCTTGGAATACGAAATTAGTTCAGGAGACGTGCGTTCACTTGAAGAGATATCACTTATATTTCAGAAATTATCTAAAGTCCCATTTACAGTTCAATTTGCTGAAAGTCAGCATGATCAACCCAAGTTACTAACTAGTTTAGCTTTGAAGGAACTTGGATGGAAAAGAGAATTTGATATACGTACTTCTTTCGAGCATACATTAGATTATTTTAGAGAGGTTTATAGAAAAGAAGGAGGGGATGACTCATGA
- a CDS encoding glycosyltransferase has translation MKKVSIIIPFYNCEYIDKAIDSALEQTYSNIEVIVVNDGSTTFAEKIVPYYNSIRYIEQNNKGTAGALNTGIKAATGDYFTWLSADDLYAKDKVEKQLAYLEKNKAAIGYTSYKLIDHNGEVTSGSVGVSFPSRLDFLRHLKKGCAINGCTVMVDMRVLRELNGFDEALPYTHDYDLWVRIAERYPFAYLDECLVYYRVHNEMGTKKFPEAIRVELASVRRKHRSALSLAIQAERRKL, from the coding sequence ATGAAGAAAGTCTCCATAATTATTCCTTTTTATAATTGTGAATATATCGATAAAGCAATTGACAGTGCATTAGAGCAAACATATAGCAATATTGAAGTGATTGTGGTAAATGATGGTTCAACGACTTTCGCTGAAAAAATAGTTCCCTATTACAATTCTATTCGTTATATTGAACAAAACAATAAAGGAACGGCAGGTGCCCTAAATACAGGAATTAAGGCAGCTACAGGTGATTACTTTACTTGGCTTAGTGCCGATGATCTCTACGCAAAAGATAAAGTTGAAAAGCAATTGGCATATTTAGAAAAAAACAAAGCCGCCATTGGGTATACTTCTTACAAATTAATTGATCACAATGGGGAAGTAACGAGTGGATCGGTAGGTGTATCCTTTCCAAGTCGACTTGATTTTCTTAGACACTTAAAAAAAGGCTGTGCGATCAATGGGTGTACCGTTATGGTTGACATGCGGGTTTTGCGAGAATTAAATGGTTTTGATGAAGCCCTGCCTTACACACACGATTACGATCTATGGGTAAGAATTGCTGAACGCTACCCCTTTGCTTATCTTGATGAATGTCTAGTCTACTATCGCGTTCATAATGAAATGGGAACAAAAAAATTTCCTGAGGCGATTCGAGTGGAGCTAGCAAGTGTTCGACGAAAGCATCGTTCTGCGCTTAGTTTGGCGATTCAAGCGGAACGGAGGAAGTTATGA
- a CDS encoding glycosyltransferase family 4 protein, whose product MKFTFPILTLCKGGAQRMLAELANGLVDRGHEVIILMPSSGVIEYPVQADIKRIPNSYELKEQDYPKADVIVSNYYTLVNEAQKASLNQKGIHIRLSLCYEPSFLPEQELSFPSYHVTPHLLVLSKWHRDLIQLNHGITGKIVPVGISRNFYNQYIRSQNKVPNVTAIIRKPEGGFSWHREQEYLMNQLMFVRKENPEVQFTLITPPNELSSSPALQSIKASGLYTFRTPADDRELAYYYNQSDIFVNSSTYDTASLPSLEAMKCGAALVTTYNGGNADYCVDGINSLISYRYEDRLCSDILKLLNQPNLRKELARKGEEEAAKWTWERSVQAMEDAVMQLKKTT is encoded by the coding sequence ATGAAATTTACTTTTCCGATCCTTACTCTTTGCAAAGGCGGCGCTCAGCGAATGCTTGCTGAGCTTGCGAATGGATTAGTTGACCGAGGACATGAAGTAATTATTCTCATGCCTTCATCAGGAGTGATTGAATATCCGGTTCAAGCAGATATAAAACGTATTCCCAATTCCTACGAGTTAAAAGAACAAGATTATCCTAAAGCTGATGTAATCGTATCTAATTACTATACGCTAGTAAATGAAGCTCAAAAAGCGAGTTTAAATCAAAAAGGAATTCATATTAGGTTAAGCCTCTGCTATGAACCTTCTTTTTTACCTGAACAAGAGCTTTCGTTTCCAAGCTATCACGTAACCCCACATCTTCTAGTGCTGTCAAAGTGGCATCGTGACTTAATTCAGCTCAACCATGGCATTACCGGCAAGATCGTTCCTGTAGGAATAAGTAGAAATTTTTACAATCAATATATTCGCTCACAAAATAAAGTACCGAACGTAACGGCTATTATTAGAAAACCCGAGGGTGGTTTTTCTTGGCATCGCGAACAGGAGTATTTAATGAATCAATTAATGTTTGTGCGAAAAGAAAATCCGGAGGTCCAATTCACATTAATTACGCCACCAAATGAATTAAGTTCTTCTCCAGCACTTCAATCGATAAAAGCTTCAGGATTGTATACCTTTCGTACACCGGCAGACGATCGGGAGTTGGCATATTATTACAATCAATCGGACATCTTTGTGAATTCTTCAACTTATGACACAGCTTCACTTCCGAGTCTTGAAGCGATGAAATGTGGTGCAGCGTTAGTAACCACATATAATGGAGGTAATGCCGATTATTGTGTCGATGGTATTAATTCGTTAATTTCGTATCGTTATGAAGACCGACTTTGTTCAGATATTCTAAAGCTTTTAAATCAACCTAATTTACGAAAAGAATTAGCGAGAAAAGGAGAAGAAGAGGCTGCGAAGTGGACTTGGGAGCGAAGTGTTCAAGCGATGGAAGACGCTGTTATGCAATTGAAAAAAACGACCTAA
- a CDS encoding UTP--glucose-1-phosphate uridylyltransferase, translated as MIKKAIIPAAGYGTRSLPITKVIPKEMFPIGGKPAIQYVVEEAVAAGIEEILIVVSRSKNLIMDYFDESLELEAFLKKMNKIHLLEKTKLPDVHIQYIRQPYARGLGDAILHGKHFANHQPVAVLLPDDIFIGKGKLALEELLELYKVKSTNVIGVKSVDKQNLKDYGVIKGKEVATNIYQLSDIIEKPVKDPPSNLAVTGRYIFNPSIFRYLEGLTTGRNGEMQLTDAINASLKEELCFARECLSERYDIGKEKEYISLVNKILES; from the coding sequence TTGATTAAGAAGGCAATCATACCGGCGGCTGGATATGGAACGAGGAGCCTGCCGATTACAAAAGTGATTCCTAAAGAGATGTTTCCAATCGGTGGAAAACCAGCCATTCAATACGTCGTCGAGGAAGCCGTTGCTGCAGGGATTGAAGAAATTTTAATCGTTGTGTCCAGATCCAAGAATCTCATTATGGACTATTTCGATGAGTCATTAGAGCTTGAAGCCTTCCTGAAGAAAATGAACAAAATTCATTTATTAGAGAAAACGAAATTACCAGATGTGCACATCCAGTATATCAGACAGCCTTATGCAAGAGGCCTCGGGGATGCGATCTTACACGGAAAGCATTTTGCGAACCATCAACCAGTAGCTGTGCTTTTACCCGATGATATTTTTATTGGGAAAGGTAAACTGGCTCTTGAGGAATTGCTTGAATTATATAAAGTGAAAAGCACGAATGTCATTGGAGTCAAAAGTGTTGATAAACAAAATTTAAAAGATTATGGCGTAATAAAAGGAAAAGAAGTGGCAACCAACATTTATCAATTATCCGATATCATTGAGAAGCCTGTTAAAGATCCTCCTTCAAATCTTGCTGTAACAGGCAGGTACATTTTTAATCCTTCTATTTTTCGGTATCTTGAAGGGTTAACCACAGGAAGAAATGGAGAAATGCAGCTAACGGATGCTATCAATGCTTCATTGAAGGAAGAACTCTGTTTTGCACGCGAATGCCTGTCAGAGCGATACGATATTGGAAAGGAAAAAGAGTACATTTCTCTTGTAAATAAGATACTAGAAAGTTGA
- a CDS encoding sugar phosphate nucleotidyltransferase, giving the protein MKGVILAGGSGTRLSPITKIVNKHFLPVGKYPMIYWSLLKLKEANVENVLLIINEDDQPLYDKLIGDGKDLGLKVTYEIQHKPLGIAHGVSLARSFVGQSKFIVLLGDNLFQDSIKKAVNDFNQDHKVAHVFLKKVTKPRAYGIAEIELKTNKIKAIEEKPVNPKSDLCVTGIYLYDASVFRYIEQLVPSHRGELEITDLNNQLIKEGQLGYQMLNGWWIDAGTHESLYYANQLINGDRKESKHE; this is encoded by the coding sequence TTGAAAGGAGTAATATTGGCTGGAGGAAGTGGGACTCGACTTTCACCCATTACGAAAATCGTGAATAAACATTTCTTACCCGTAGGAAAATATCCGATGATTTATTGGTCACTCTTAAAGTTGAAGGAAGCGAATGTAGAGAACGTGCTCTTGATCATCAATGAAGACGATCAGCCTCTTTATGACAAATTAATTGGTGACGGGAAAGATCTAGGGCTAAAAGTTACCTATGAAATTCAGCATAAACCATTGGGAATTGCTCATGGCGTTTCCTTAGCAAGATCGTTTGTGGGGCAATCTAAATTCATCGTCTTACTAGGTGATAATTTATTTCAAGATTCGATAAAAAAGGCAGTAAATGATTTTAATCAAGATCACAAAGTGGCTCATGTCTTTTTAAAAAAGGTGACAAAGCCAAGGGCTTATGGGATTGCAGAAATTGAATTGAAGACAAACAAGATTAAAGCCATTGAAGAAAAACCGGTCAATCCTAAATCTGATCTATGTGTAACTGGAATCTATCTGTATGATGCTAGTGTTTTTCGTTATATTGAGCAACTGGTGCCTTCACATCGAGGAGAATTAGAGATTACTGACTTAAACAATCAACTTATTAAAGAAGGGCAATTAGGTTATCAAATGCTAAATGGATGGTGGATCGATGCTGGTACTCATGAAAGCCTTTATTATGCGAATCAGCTAATCAACGGGGATCGAAAGGAGTCTAAACATGAGTAA
- the rfbB gene encoding dTDP-glucose 4,6-dehydratase, with the protein MSKQILVTGGAGFIGSNFVRLLLETTDWYVTNIDALTYAAHPSIAGEWSNRKNYRFMKIDIADIEQLEKAFDVTYDVVINFAAETHVDRSIEDANAFVRSNVIGVSNLLHLVKQGKVKKYIQVSTDEVYGSLTSKKKPFKETSKLSPNNPYSATKASADLLVQSFYRTYHLPVIITRCSNNYGPYQNKEKLIPKIIEHISLNKKIPIYGDGLNIREWLYVEDHCRAIKKVMLSGKVGEVYNIGCHQERTNLEVVHFILNYMGGQEALIEFVKDRQGHDFRYALNYSKLSKLGWEPLVTFEEGMAKTIDWYFQGKNS; encoded by the coding sequence ATGAGTAAACAAATTCTTGTAACAGGAGGTGCGGGTTTTATAGGGTCAAACTTTGTTCGGTTACTTTTAGAGACAACTGATTGGTATGTCACCAATATCGATGCCTTAACTTATGCGGCTCATCCATCCATAGCGGGTGAATGGTCAAACCGAAAGAACTATCGGTTCATGAAAATCGATATCGCTGACATAGAACAATTAGAAAAAGCATTTGATGTTACCTATGATGTGGTGATCAACTTTGCTGCTGAAACGCACGTTGATCGGAGTATCGAGGATGCCAATGCTTTTGTTCGCTCAAATGTGATTGGTGTCTCAAATTTACTCCATTTGGTGAAGCAAGGAAAAGTGAAAAAGTATATTCAAGTCTCAACAGACGAGGTATATGGATCCTTAACTTCGAAGAAAAAGCCTTTCAAAGAAACTTCTAAGCTTTCACCGAATAACCCTTATTCAGCAACAAAGGCAAGTGCAGACCTACTTGTTCAATCCTTCTATCGTACTTATCATCTTCCGGTCATTATTACGAGGTGTTCAAATAATTATGGACCGTATCAAAATAAAGAAAAACTTATCCCAAAAATTATTGAGCATATATCGTTAAATAAAAAAATACCTATTTATGGAGATGGATTAAATATTCGCGAGTGGCTTTATGTAGAAGATCATTGTCGAGCGATTAAAAAGGTGATGTTGTCCGGAAAAGTCGGAGAAGTATACAATATTGGTTGTCATCAGGAGAGAACGAATCTTGAGGTCGTTCACTTTATTTTAAATTATATGGGAGGGCAGGAAGCGTTAATCGAGTTTGTGAAGGATCGTCAGGGTCATGATTTTAGATACGCACTCAACTACAGTAAATTGAGTAAGCTTGGTTGGGAGCCGCTCGTCACTTTTGAAGAAGGGATGGCAAAAACGATTGATTGGTATTTTCAAGGTAAGAACAGTTAA
- the rfbD gene encoding dTDP-4-dehydrorhamnose reductase — protein MRILITGAEGQVGRALCRKFSGKDVIALGKSKLDITNKDHLPTLLLDVKPDVVFHCAAYTQVDRCEKNKKKPYEVNGIATGLMAQACEKAGAKLIYYSSDYVFNGEKKTPYMEYDQTDPLSTYGMSKWIGERLVQQLSSNATIIRTSWVFGHGGENFVNTMVNLARQQKVIQVIDDQVGSPTYAEDLAAYSADIMLHPPGIYHVTNGGACSWYDFAKRIYEESGYDPSLIQPISSVDYGVQTKRPYYSVLDHKRLLEQGLQAPRKWEAALKEYLRKEFAND, from the coding sequence TTGAGAATACTCATTACCGGTGCAGAAGGTCAAGTCGGTAGAGCTTTATGTCGCAAATTCTCCGGTAAAGATGTTATTGCCCTTGGAAAAAGTAAGTTAGATATCACGAATAAAGATCACCTGCCGACTCTTTTGCTAGATGTGAAACCCGATGTCGTTTTTCACTGCGCTGCATACACTCAAGTTGATCGTTGTGAAAAGAATAAGAAAAAACCTTATGAAGTAAATGGTATTGCAACAGGGCTAATGGCTCAAGCATGTGAAAAGGCTGGAGCGAAACTCATTTATTATAGCAGTGATTATGTGTTTAATGGAGAGAAAAAGACGCCTTATATGGAATATGATCAAACAGATCCCCTATCAACCTATGGAATGAGTAAATGGATCGGAGAGAGACTTGTGCAGCAGTTATCTTCGAATGCAACCATTATTCGTACTTCATGGGTTTTTGGTCATGGTGGGGAAAATTTTGTGAATACGATGGTGAATTTGGCTAGACAACAAAAGGTGATTCAAGTCATAGATGATCAAGTCGGTTCCCCAACCTATGCAGAAGATTTAGCAGCGTATTCCGCGGACATCATGCTTCACCCTCCAGGCATTTATCACGTGACGAATGGGGGGGCATGTAGCTGGTATGACTTTGCAAAAAGGATTTATGAAGAGAGCGGGTATGATCCATCACTCATTCAACCGATTTCTTCAGTAGACTATGGAGTTCAAACGAAACGACCATATTATTCTGTTCTTGATCATAAAAGGCTTCTGGAGCAAGGCTTACAGGCTCCTCGAAAATGGGAAGCTGCTTTAAAGGAATATTTAAGGAAGGAGTTTGCCAATGATTGA
- a CDS encoding dTDP-4-dehydrorhamnose 3,5-epimerase family protein yields the protein MIEGVKIKPIQRHCDDRGFFAELVRDDEPELLTKFGQASWSMSYPGVIKAFHYHEKQDDLWFFPSGHAQVVLFDLRKDASSYGMTDVYYMGESNQCLLLIPKGVAHGYRVLGEVPATIIYFTTESYDASEPDELRIPWNSEDIGFDWETKHK from the coding sequence ATGATTGAAGGTGTGAAAATAAAGCCAATCCAAAGACACTGTGATGACAGAGGTTTTTTCGCTGAGCTCGTTCGAGATGATGAACCAGAATTATTAACGAAATTCGGGCAAGCCTCGTGGTCCATGAGTTATCCAGGCGTGATTAAAGCCTTTCATTATCATGAAAAGCAGGACGATTTGTGGTTTTTTCCTTCTGGTCACGCTCAGGTGGTGTTGTTTGATCTCAGAAAGGACGCTTCCTCTTATGGGATGACAGATGTTTATTATATGGGGGAATCTAATCAATGTCTGCTGCTTATCCCTAAAGGCGTCGCACATGGGTATCGGGTTTTAGGTGAAGTGCCAGCCACCATTATTTATTTTACTACTGAATCCTACGATGCTAGTGAGCCGGATGAACTTCGAATTCCATGGAATTCTGAAGATATTGGGTTTGATTGGGAAACGAAACATAAATAA
- a CDS encoding class I SAM-dependent methyltransferase — protein MNRFWGSVIKPILLSLKLNKIIEIGAYKGENTIRLLDYCKNVEGNLIVIDPLPLFNVEEINQLYKGRYQLYKKTSLEVLPMLNDFQAVLIDGDHNWYTVYNELKVIEKKSLFNESKFPIVFLHDTEWPYGRRDMYYNPEKIPKEFRNPYKTSGIKQGQSELVRSPDAVNVQLNNAQFEGGKQNGVLTAIEDFMEETPFPLKLFRLHSNNGLGILCQIDPNEEKVIRYILNDANL, from the coding sequence ATGAATCGTTTTTGGGGTAGCGTGATCAAGCCTATCTTACTTTCATTAAAGCTAAATAAAATCATTGAGATTGGTGCATATAAAGGTGAAAACACCATTCGATTACTAGATTATTGTAAAAATGTTGAAGGAAATTTAATTGTTATTGATCCCTTACCTTTATTTAACGTGGAAGAGATTAATCAATTGTACAAAGGACGCTATCAATTATACAAAAAAACAAGCTTAGAAGTTTTGCCTATGCTTAATGACTTTCAAGCTGTTTTGATTGATGGAGATCATAACTGGTATACGGTTTATAACGAATTAAAAGTGATAGAAAAGAAGAGTCTTTTTAATGAGAGCAAGTTTCCGATCGTATTTTTGCATGATACGGAATGGCCATACGGCAGAAGAGATATGTATTATAATCCAGAAAAAATCCCAAAAGAATTTAGAAATCCTTATAAAACAAGTGGTATAAAACAAGGGCAATCAGAATTAGTTAGGAGTCCCGATGCGGTTAATGTTCAGTTGAACAATGCACAATTTGAAGGAGGGAAACAAAATGGGGTATTAACGGCTATTGAGGATTTTATGGAAGAAACACCATTCCCTTTAAAGCTATTTAGACTCCACTCCAACAATGGGCTAGGTATCTTATGTCAAATAGATCCTAATGAGGAAAAGGTGATTCGTTATATCTTGAATGACGCAAATCTTTAA